The genomic window GATTGCAGCTACAGCGTCCAGTACTGCCTTCGCCTGCCCATGGGCGGCGTCCACCACAACGGCATCAACGCCTGCTTCCACCAGGTGGTCGGTTCGGGCCACCGGCTCACGAAGCGGACCTACCGCCGCGCCGCACTGCAGCCGTCCCCGCGCGTCCTTGGTGGCGTTGGGGAACTGCCGCACCTTCTGGATATCCTTCAGCGTGATCAGACCAAGAAGCACCTCAGCGGCGTCTACAATCGGCAGCTTCTCAATTCGGTGCTCCTGAAGAATACTCTGCGCGGCGTCCAGTGACGTGCCGGCCGGCGCCGTGATCAAACCGCCCGGCCGCGTTTCGGCCGAGGTCATCAACTCCGAGACCTTGCGTCTTGGATCAGGCTCAAACCGGATATCGCGGTTGGTGAGGATGCCGACCAGGCGGCGCGAGTGGGCACTGTCAACAATCGGTACGCCCGAAATGTGATACCGGTTCATCACTTCCATGGCTTCACCGATGGTGGCGTCCGGCGCCAGGCTGATCGGCTCACTTATGATGCCGTGCTCCGAGCGCTTGACCCGGTCAACCTCGGCAGCCTGTACACCCACCTCCATGTTGCGGTGGATAATGCCGAGGCCACCCTCACGCGCCATTGCGATAGCCATTCTGGCATCGGTAACGCGGTCCATCGGCGAACTGACTATCGGCGTTCGCAGAACAAGATGCTCCGCCAACGAGGTCGTGGGGTCGACGCCGGATGGCGCCACATCGGTACTGCAGGGAATCAGCAGGACGTCATCAAAACTCAAGCCCTGCTCAACGGAAATACCAGCCTCGATCATGGTTCAACTCTCCCGGGGTATTTCCAAACAACTCTACCGCAGAATCGCTCCGGAAGTCAACTTTGATGCCGGGGCGGTTCGTCGCCGTTCTGCCTCCGGCTGCCGGCTTCGGCGACTTCAGATTGGTCCTTGACATCGTGAGCGTTGACGCACAGAGGTCCAGCGCCTTGTTCTTGATGACAGTTAGCCCCTGGCTGGCTGGTGCGAATAGCATCTCATTGCTAGCCGGTAGTCGGCTCCGACGGATTTGGCCCATCCGACCTGCCGTGGTTACCGCGTTTATTACCGTGTGCGAGCCACGAATGGCTTCGGTTCTGCATTCGGTTTTGGCTTTCAAGCCGGGCTGTAGTCCGGGCTTCGCTACCCTTACCGTGCGTATGCCCGAGAAGCAGGCTGCAGCCAGGGCTTTCGATGAAGCCACATGCTGTGTTGACAGCGCCTTACCGCACAGGTACACTCCGTCGCGCGTGAGGGCCCATAGCTCAATGGTGGAGCGGCCGGCTCATAACTGGTTGGTTGTAGGTTCGAATCCTACTGGGCCCATCCGTCGGCGCTGTACCCGGAGTGCGCGATTTGCAATTCGCCGCCCATGTGTGATATCTTGTGCACACTTTGCTTGTACGCTTCGCGGCCAATCATCTTGTGAAAGGCATGATCTCGTAGGACTGGGTAGGGCGCGTCGCGCAGGTTGCGCTCGACGTACTACCAATTGCTCCATGTTGTCTATCGGCCTAAAAAGTCCGCGGTACCACCGGCGCAAAATGCTCGCCTGCCTGTGTCTGCTCCTGTCTTGCAGTGCTGGCGCGTCCGCCAAGCCGGGCCCCGATTCAGGCAGCCTTCGCGACTCGCGCGAAGTTCACCTGGCAAATGTGCGGCAACTCACATTCGGTGGGCAAAATGCCGAGGCGTACTTCAGCCGGGATAGCATGTGGTTGACCTTTCAGGGTGTTCACGGAGCGCATGGCTGCGATCAGCAGTATGTAATGCGCACCGACGGCTCCGGTATGCGCCGCATAAGTAATGGACTTGGCCGCACCACATGTGGCTGGTGGCTTGCCGGAGATCGGCGCATCCTGTTTTCCAGCACATTTGCGTCGGACCCACACTGCCCGCGCAAGCCCGACATGTCCCAGGGATATGTTTGGCCCGTTTACCCAACTTACTGCATCTATTCGGTAAAGCCCAATGGATCCGACTTGAAGCGTCTGTTCCCACGCACTTTGAGGCCCGGCGAGCTGCCTGGCTATAATGCCGAATCGGTGGTATCGCCCGATGGAATGCGGATCACCTTCACCAGCAGCCGCGGCGGTGACCTGGACGTCTGGGTGATGAATGTGGATGGAACGCATGCCAAACAGCTCACACATGCGCTGGGTTACAATGGCGGGCCATGGTGGTCACCCGACGGTAAGCGCATCGTTTATCGCGCTTATCATCCGAAGGGCGCCGCTGCCGTGGCCGAATACAAGCGCCTTCTGGCAAAACACCTCGTGCGACCTACCACGCTCGATCTTTTTGTGATGAACGCCGACGGCAGCCATAATGTACAGGTAACCCATGACCGCGCGGCGAATATCGCCAACTTTGCGCCGACCTGGTCGCCGGACGGCAAATGGCTTGTGTTCGCAAGTAATCGGGCAGATAAGCAGCGGATGCGTTTTGACTTGTGGCGCATCAGGCCGAATGGCTCCGGGCTGGAGAGGCTGACATGGGGCGGATTCTTCGATGCGTTTCCATGCTTCAGTCCGAACGGTAAACAGATCGCCTGGATCTCTGCGCGGGGAGCAAAACAGCCGGATGAAACGAACGTCTTTATAGCGGATTGGAGACCCTGAGTCAGGGTGCTGCGTCTGGCCCAGGAACGCAGGGCGCAGCCGGAAAGTGAATGGCAACATGTACGACGACGTAAAAGCGATGCTCATCGCTCAGTACGGGGAACAGTGGTTGAACGGCATAACCAACCAGAACGGTATTGCCGAAGACCTCTCGATCTTCGAAAAGGACGTTACGCGCATCAGCCGAAAGTTTGGCCTTGCAGCTCGCGGCATGTTCCTCTCGACGGAATCGGAGGTAGTTGCGCGCTACGAGGTCGTCCGACCGGTTAAGACCCTGTTCGATCTCGACGCCATCTTCTACGCCTGGTGGGGGCATCGCGCATCCGAGAACATCAGTTATGTGCAGCGCGAGATCGCTGACGACGAGGTGATCTACCACTTCATCACCGGCACGCCGACGCATGGCCACTCCGGACGAATAGTGTTTATGGGGCGCGAAGTTCGCGCAGTGATCGCCAAGCGATGGGAACGGCGCATGCGAACCCTCGATCCTCGAGCACCTGCAGATTCCCATGGCGCCACGTCGGACCGGCCGGCCGCAACAGACGGCTAGCATCGTGGGCGCTGCTTCGCTACGCGACGCGGTTGCCAATTCGATTTGTGTGATCGGCAGTGAAGCGTATTCACCGTGGCAGGCTGCGTGTGGTATGATCGTGAGTCATGGACGAACGCGCGCGGCTCTGGCCGGTGGCAATCCCGTCGAAGTTGCGCGGTACCCGCACTGCGCACTGGTCCGAAGTATTCCCCGCTCACCGGCTTCCGGTGCTTGCAAAAACGGTCTTGCTGGTTGCGCTTGGCGCCTGGCTTTCCGGCACGCGTTTGCATCCGTACCCCCTCGGCGCGACCATCGTGGTTGCATCGGTGCTCTGGCTGGGCCTCTACGGCATCAACGAGTATACGGACCTTACGCTGGAACAGCGGCTGCAGCCGGCGCCGTTCGGTTTGGCGCTTGCCGTATCGTTCGTACTCGTCGCACTTCTGGGCTCTCTCTGGCTGTCGCACATCCTGACATTATTGCTGTTAGCGATGGTGGCTGGACAGCTGCTGTACTGCGTGCCGCCGGCCCGGGTCAAACGCTGGTGGTTTGCCGTTGTTTTGCTCAGCGGCATGGCGAATCCGCTTCTGCGGCTGGAGTGCGGCGCCACATTTGGCCGTCATGGCATACCCATCTCATTGGTGGCAACCGTCATTCTGCTGCACGTCGGCGCTACCCTTCGCTCCAGGGGATTGCTGCGCCGGCGTGATGCGGGTTTCGGCTATCGCGTGGCTCCCCCGGTAGCAGAGGCGGCCGGGAAGACGTTTACAGCCCTCGGCCTGATTGGCGCCTGGGCGGTGTGCCTGGCCGGCATCGTTCCGCCTATCTTTCTCAGCTTTGTAATCCTGGCCACATTCTTTGCCGCGTACGCATGGTCCGGCCGGGCGCCAACTGTGGATAGGCTGCGGGGCGGTTGGATTTGGTTCGCCATTTTCACCGGCATCGGATTGCTGGTGCTCATCTACCGGGGCTAGGCATTCGATCCATGACCGATTGCGTTTTCTGCCGCATAGGCTCCCGGGAGATTCCGGCTTCCGTCGCGTGGGAAGACGAGGAGTTCCTGGCATTTCAAGACCTCAACCCGATGGCCCCGGTGCACGTGCTGGTAATTCCCAAACAGCATATCGCCACGCTGATGGAAATCACCGATGTCGGGCTGTTGGGGCGTGCGATGCTGGCGGTACAGCAGGTTGCGCGGGTGCTCGGCATATCGGAGCACGGTTTCCGCGTCGTGGCGAACATCGGTGACGATGGCGGCATGACTGTGGGGCACCTGCATTTCCACCTGTTGGGTGGTCGACAGATGCATTGGCCGCCCGGCTAGATCCGGCGTGAAGAAGGCGAGAGCGCCATATTCCGCCGGTCGCCGGCACTACCGCATCGCCGTCGCAGAATAGTCCACCTGCGGCAGGGTGACCAACGCCCGTAACTCGTGAAACAGGTAGCGCCGGTCCGCCGACCACGCGTCGGCTCGTCCGCTAGTGCTCACAACAACAAACGCCGGACGGTCCGCGAACCGTTCGCGCTGCAATCCCCAGGACGACGCGGGTGTGCCGGAGCACATCTGGTACACATCCTTGCCGTTGAAGCAGATTACGTCGGGCCGGTACGTTGCCAACTTGTCGCAGAGTTTCTGCTTATCGGCAGCAGGCGGCGGCGGCAGATCGGCGTTGGCGTGGATGGCGATGTACTTCATCAGGCCGGTAAGGCCAATGCCGTACCGGGTAATGCGCTCGTCATCCTCAGGGCGGAGCTCGCGATCGGTAAACCCGGTCTCGTGGAGGAGTGACCAGAACCGGTTGCGGGTTCCGGCATAGTAGTGGCCCTGTGCCGCGGCGGCCATGCCGGGAGCGGACCCTACAAAAACCACTCCGAGCCCAACAGTCAGATAGTCTGGCAGTAAGTCAGGCAGGTCAACTCGATCAGAGCAAATGCTCAAGGCCGGTAACCAGTCCCTGGAATTGGTGCACACGGCGAATAGCCAGCAGTATTCCCGGCATAAATGAACTTCTACTCATCGAGTCGTGGCGTATTGTCAGCGTCTCGCCCGCACCGCCGAAGGTTATTTCCTGATGCGCCACCAAACCCGGCAAGCGGATGCTGTGCACAGGCACTCCGTTTTCATCCGGAACGTTGAGTCCGCGAGAGGGTAGGGCTGGTCCGGCCGGTCCAGGAGTGCGTACCGCACCGGCAGCTGACCTTGTGGCGACAATACGCTGCGCGGTGAGCTTTGCGGTTCCGGATGGCGCGTCGCGCTTGCCGGAATGATGCATCTCCACAATCTCCGCATCCGGCAGGTAAGCAGCCGCGCGCTCCGCAAACTGCATCATCAATACGGCGCCGATGGCGAA from Armatimonadota bacterium includes these protein-coding regions:
- a CDS encoding PD40 domain-containing protein, with product MTFQGVHGAHGCDQQYVMRTDGSGMRRISNGLGRTTCGWWLAGDRRILFSSTFASDPHCPRKPDMSQGYVWPVYPTYCIYSVKPNGSDLKRLFPRTLRPGELPGYNAESVVSPDGMRITFTSSRGGDLDVWVMNVDGTHAKQLTHALGYNGGPWWSPDGKRIVYRAYHPKGAAAVAEYKRLLAKHLVRPTTLDLFVMNADGSHNVQVTHDRAANIANFAPTWSPDGKWLVFASNRADKQRMRFDLWRIRPNGSGLERLTWGGFFDAFPCFSPNGKQIAWISARGAKQPDETNVFIADWRP
- a CDS encoding histidine triad nucleotide-binding protein, translated to MTDCVFCRIGSREIPASVAWEDEEFLAFQDLNPMAPVHVLVIPKQHIATLMEITDVGLLGRAMLAVQQVARVLGISEHGFRVVANIGDDGGMTVGHLHFHLLGGRQMHWPPG
- a CDS encoding 4-hydroxy-tetrahydrodipicolinate reductase → MSVAELRVIVSGALGRMGMEVGRAVAGATDLQIAAGYDPDREAAKAALWRDATGGALLVGELSEALAVGGDVLVDFTHADAARLNIRDAVAAGLHVVLGTTGIAPSDLEAVGAEAAAHGTAILFAPNFAIGAVLMMQFAERAAAYLPDAEIVEMHHSGKRDAPSGTAKLTAQRIVATRSAAGAVRTPGPAGPALPSRGLNVPDENGVPVHSIRLPGLVAHQEITFGGAGETLTIRHDSMSRSSFMPGILLAIRRVHQFQGLVTGLEHLL
- a CDS encoding mismatch-specific DNA-glycosylase produces the protein MSICSDRVDLPDLLPDYLTVGLGVVFVGSAPGMAAAAQGHYYAGTRNRFWSLLHETGFTDRELRPEDDERITRYGIGLTGLMKYIAIHANADLPPPPAADKQKLCDKLATYRPDVICFNGKDVYQMCSGTPASSWGLQRERFADRPAFVVVSTSGRADAWSADRRYLFHELRALVTLPQVDYSATAMR
- the guaB gene encoding IMP dehydrogenase; its protein translation is MIEAGISVEQGLSFDDVLLIPCSTDVAPSGVDPTTSLAEHLVLRTPIVSSPMDRVTDARMAIAMAREGGLGIIHRNMEVGVQAAEVDRVKRSEHGIISEPISLAPDATIGEAMEVMNRYHISGVPIVDSAHSRRLVGILTNRDIRFEPDPRRKVSELMTSAETRPGGLITAPAGTSLDAAQSILQEHRIEKLPIVDAAEVLLGLITLKDIQKVRQFPNATKDARGRLQCGAAVGPLREPVARTDHLVEAGVDAVVVDAAHGQAKAVLDAVAAIRSRHRDLIIIAGNAATAEATRDLISAGASCIRVGLGAGSICTTRIVSGVGVPQLTAVMECATEAARRGIPTIADGGIRFSGDAVKALAAGAAAVMVGNLLAGTTEAPGEVVLYQGRAYKEYRGMGSEAAMREGSSDRYGIITDTSSKVVPEGVEGRVPYKGDLHDTIHQLVGGIRSGMGYLGAHSLADLRNRARFVRVTNAGLREGHVHDVWITKEPPNYSADPQMRAES